A stretch of Brassica rapa cultivar Chiifu-401-42 chromosome A08, CAAS_Brap_v3.01, whole genome shotgun sequence DNA encodes these proteins:
- the LOC103835991 gene encoding histone acetyltransferase HAC1: protein MANTRDDYLNQSTLVSRLATLMTRRIMNNQQNANSSPPGTMTTLAPEVSPMQVGVKVPESEDELETEIAESLKSMSLYS from the exons ATGGCAAACACAAGG GATGACTACCTTAACCAGTCGACCCTTGTTTCTCGCTTGGCAACCTTAATGACACGCAGAATAATGAATAATCAGCAAAATGCTAATTCATCTCCGCCTGGAACAATGACTACACTCGCTCCTGAAGTTTCTCCAATG CAGGTGGGAGTAAAGGTTCCTGAGAGCGAAGATGAGTTGGAGACAGAGATCGCAGAGAGTCTGAAGTCCATGAGCCTCTACAGCTGA
- the LOC103835992 gene encoding histone acetyltransferase HAC12 isoform X2 translates to MNVQAHMSGQHQGAVPQNNGNSQMHNVAGNNGNSQMQNLAGAGGGSVGPSRSTVGPMDHDVLKLRQYMQVLVFKVLQQRQPSPADAASKSKYMDVARRLEEGLYKMAISKEDYLNRSTLESRITSLIKNRHLNNHSQRHANPSSVGTMIPTPGLSHAGGNSSLMVRPSANATVAGNNNNSTSTAVNTENVRPAGGNMSNGYQHSSRNFSLGSGGNMTSMGSQRSTPQMIPTPGFVNSGTNSNSGGFSAEPTVVPQSHQQQQQREVTGGQNSHILSNQMTTGRRPGMQPNAAGVATNSVNGGAGVKERSVDKGEGYRTQNPDTLGSGNGMMTNAQNINAASSQSVSRANSSQSHQQQQFRQQPVQFQQQHQIQQQQQKFLQQTVQQHKLISNDGSGKPQVASEMDTDVKHEPRMEKNSEAMHSQPSERLQLSQFQNQYPNSGEDCYADAQHLTGQSDICTPHPQNSRQVHQMLHPQNIGSDSNGMSSQQHVQGITGMNEAQPNNLNEGSAVGQNHTSATVSSSHSLQNPIRTMRRTDPKFRNQQKWLLFLLHARTCNPPGGKCTDQNCLTVRKLWSHMNSCVEPQCLYPRCPQTKLLIGHYKNCKDLRCPVCMSVKSFRQRQVNACAQARLENESSGVNRAVVSNDSLCATAGVVSGSLGCDGTLDNLQPSSKRLKVEPSFQPVAPETESCKSSVVSQTETELSQDAERKDHRQSDAHVALKSGKLEVKEEVSDISEAFENVHKPRPSSEPSQHDLAGVSPKQENINMKQEPNKEDLVKSPEYAPKSGKPKIMGVALTELFTPEQVREHIRGLRQWVGQSKAKAEKNQAMENSMSANSCQLCAVEKLTFEPAPIYCTPCGARIKRNAMYYTVGAGETRHYFCIPCYNESRGDTILAVGTSVPKARLEKKKNDEETEEAWVQCDKCEAWQHQICALFNGRRDDGGQAEYTCPHCYITEVERNERKPLLQNAVLGAKDLPKTILSDHIEQRLFKRLEQERIERARAQGNNYDEVPTAESLVVRVVLSVDKKLEVKSRFLEIFKKDNFPTEFPYKSKVVLLFQKIEGVEVCLFGMYVQEFGSECSSPNERRVYLSYLDSVKYFRPEIKSASGEALRTFVYQEILIGYLEYCKLRGFTSCYIWACPPLKGEDYILYCHPEIQKTPKSDKLREWYLAMLRKAAKEGIVAETTNLYDHFFLQTGECRAKVTAARLPYFDGDYWPGAAEDIIHQMGQEDDGRKGNKKGILKKPITKRALKACGQSDLSGNMSKDLLLMQKLGETIHPMKEDFIMVHLQHCCKHCCALMVTGNRWVCSQCKDFQLCDGCYEAEQKREDRERHPVNQKDKHTLYPVEITGIPEDTKDRDEILESEFFDTRQAFLSLCQGNHYQYDTLRRAKHSSMMVLYHLHNPTAPAFVSTCNACHLDIETGQGWRCEVCPDYDVCNTCYRKEGCINHPHKLTNHPSLADQNAQNKEARQLRVLQLRKMLDLLVHATLCRRATNCQYPNCRKVKALFRHGLGCQRRASGGCVLCKKMWYLLQIHARACKESNCAVPRCGDLKEYLRRLQQQADSRRRVAVMEMMRQRTAEVAGTSAD, encoded by the exons ATGAATGTTCAGGCTCACATGTCGGGACAACACCAAGGGGCAGTGCCGCAGAATAACGGAAACTCTCAAATGCACAACGTAGCTG GGAATAACGGGAACTCTCAAATGCAGAACTTAGCTGGTGCTGGTGGTGGTAGCGTAGGGCCTTCACGTAGCACCGTTGGTCCAATGGACCATGATGTTTTAAAACTAAGGCAGTACATGCAAGTCCTTGT ATTTAAAGTTTTACAGCAACGGCAACCATCTCCGGCTGATGCTGCATCAAAGTCAAAGTATATGGACGTTGCTAGACGCTTAGAGGAGGGGCTGTATAAGATGGCTATCTCAAAG GAGGATTACTTGAACCGGTCAACTCTTGAGTCTCGGATTACAAGCCTAATAAAAAACAGACACCTGAATAACCACAGTCAGCGACATGCTAATCCTTCTTCGGTTGGAACGATGATACCTACTCCAGGATTATCACACGCTGGGGGTAATTCTAGTTTGATGGTTAGACCCTCTGCTAATGCTACAGTAGCtggaaacaacaacaacagcacaAGTACAGCTGTGAATACTGAAAACGTTCGACCTGCTGGAG GTAATATGTCTAATGGATACCAACATTCATCGAGAAACTTTTCTCTTGGTTCTGGAGGGAATATGACATCCATGGGTTCTCAAAGAAGTACTCCCCAGATGATTCCTACGCCTGGGTTCGTTAACAGTGGTACTAATAGCAACAGTGGTGGATTTTCTGCTGAGCCCACAGTGGTACCTCAGTCtcatcagcagcagcagcaaagGGAGGTAACTGGTGGTCAAAATAGTCACATCTTGTCCAACCAAATGACTACTGGCCGTAGACCTGGGATGCAACCAAATGCAGCTGGTGTGGCCACTAACTCTGTAAATGGTGGTGCTGGAGTGAAGGAAAGAAGTGTAGACAAAG GGGAAGGTTATAGAACACAAAATCCTGACACCCTTGGATCTGGAAATGGGATGATGACAAATGCTCAGAATATCAATGCAGCAAGTTCCCAGTCTGTGTCCAGAGCTAACTCTTCTCAG TCACATCAACAGCAACAATTTCGGCAACAGCCTGTCCAATTTCAGCAACAGCATCAGATTCAACAGCAGCAGCAGAAATTTCTCCAGCAGACGGTGCAGCAACATAAATTAATAAGCAATGATGGTTCGGGAAAACCTCAGGTGGCTTCTGAAATGGATACGGATGTTAAGCATGAACCTAGAATGGAGAAGAATAGTGAAGCTATGCACTCCCAACCATCTGAACGGCTCCAGCTTTCTCAGTTCCAGAATCAATATCCGAATTCTGGAGAAGACTGCTATGCAGACGCTCAGCATCTTACAGGTCAGAGTGATATATGCACTCCACATCCTCAAAATAGCCGACAGGTTCACCAAATGCTGCACCCGCAGAATATAGGTTCAGATTCCAATGGTATGTCAAGTCAACAGCACGTTCAGGGAATTACCGGGATGAATGAAGCTCAACCTAATAATTTGAACGAAGGGTCTGCTGTTGGTCAGAATCATACTTCTGCGACCGTATCCAGTTCCCATAGTCTGCAGAATCCTATTAGAACGATGCGCAGAACCGATCCCAAGTTCCGAAATCAACAGAAATGGCTCTTGTTTTTACTTCATGCACGGACCTGCAACCCGCCAGGAGGGAAGTGCACAGACCAGAATTGCCTTACTGTTCGGAAACTGTGGAGTCACATGAACAGTTGTGTTGAACCTCAGTGCCTATATCCTCGGTGTCCTCAGACAAAGTTACTGATTGGCCACTATAAAAACTGCAAGGATCTTCGGTGCCCTGTCTGTATGTCTGTGAAAAGCTTCCGTCAGCGACAAGTTAATGCGTGTGCTCAGGCTCGTTTAGAAAACGAGAGCAGCGGGGTGAACAGAGCTGTAGTATCAAATGATTCACTATGCGCTACTGCTGGAGTGGTTTCTGGTTCTCTTGGCTGTGATGGTACTTTAGATAATTTGCAACCTTCATCAAAACGGTTGAAGGTGGAGCCGTCTTTTCAACCAGTGGCCCCTGAGACTGAAAGTTGTAAAAGCTCCGTTGTTTCCCAAACAGAGACGGAACTATCTCAGGATGCTGAAAGAAAGGATCATAGGCAGAGCGATGCACATGTGGCATTGAAGTCAGGGAAGTTGGAAGTGAAAGAAGAAGTTTCTGATATTTCTGAAGCTTTTGAAAATGTTCACAAGCCGAGGCCTTCCAGTGAACCAAGTCAGCATGATTTGGCTGGTGTCTCGCCAAAGcaagaaaacataaatatgaaGCAAGAGCCGAATAAAGAAGATTTGGTGAAGTCTCCTGAATATGCACCAAAATCTGGAAAACCAAAGATAATGGGTGTTGCCTTAACTGAATTGTTCACTCCCGAACAAGTGAGAGAACATATCCGTGGTCTTCGTCAGTGGGTTGGCCAG AGTAAAGCCAAAGCAGAAAAGAATCAGGCCATGGAGAATTCGATGAGTGCTAATTCCTGCCAGTTATGTGCGGTGGAGAAGCTTACATTCGAGCCAGCACCTATTTATTGTACTCCATGCGGTGCTCGTATCAAAAGAAACGCAATGTACTATACTGTTGGAGCTGGTGAAACTCGTCATTACTTTTGTATTCCCTGTTATAATGAATCCCGAGGAGACACTATACTCGCCGTAGGGACTTCAGTACCAAAGGCAAGACtcgagaaaaagaaaaacgatgAAGAGACTGAAGAAGCG tggGTCCAGTGTGATAAATGCGAGGCCTGGCAGCATCAGATATGTGCTCTATTTAATGGGCGGAGGGATGATGGGGGGCAAGCTGAGTACACCTGCCCACATTGCTATATAACAGAGGTGGAACGAAATGAGAGGAAGCCTTTACTTCAAAACGCTGTTCTTGGAGCGAAAGACCTGCCAAAAACGATTCTCAGTGACCACATAGAGCAGCGTTTGTTTAAAAGGCTGGAGCAGGAAAGGATTGAGAGAGCCAGGGCTCAAGGAAACAATTATGATGAG GTTCCAACTGCTGAATCCCTTGTGGTTAGAGTTGTTTTATCTGTTGACAAGAAGCTGGAAGTCAAATCTCGATTTCTTGAAATATTTAAGAAGGATAATTTCCCCACAGAGTTTCCATACAAGTCTAAG gTGGTTCTATTGTTCCAGAAGATCGAAGGTGTAGAAGTATGCTTGTTTGGGATGTATGTCCAAGAGTTTGGATCCGAATGTTCATCTCCTAATGAGCGCCGTGTTTATCTCTCGTATCTGGACTCTGTGAAGTACTTTAGACCTGAGATTAAATCTGCTAGTGGAGAGGCTCTGCGCACTTTTGTATACCAAGAAATTCTT ATTGGTTACCTGGAATACTGCAAATTGCGTGGTTTCACGAGCTGCTATATATGGGCTTGTCCACCACTGAAGGGTGAGGACTACATCTTATATTGCCATCCAGAAATTCAGAAAACGCCAAAGTCTGATAAACTACGGGAGTG GTACTTAGCAATGTTGCGAAAAGCTGCAAAGGAAGGGATTGTAGCGGAAACTACAAACCTATATGACCATTTTTTCTTGCAAACTGGTGAATGTAGAGCTAAGGTTACGGCTGCTAGGCTCCCGTATTTCGATGGTGACTACTGGCCAGGTGCAGCAGAGGATATCATACACCAAATGGGTCAAGAAGATGATGGTAGAAAAGGAAATAAGAAAGGAATACTCAAGAAACCCATTACAAAAAGGGCTCTAAAAGCATGTGGCCAGTCTGATCTGTCTGGGAATATGTCCAAAGATCTGCTGCTAATGCAAAAA CTTGGTGAGACCATTCACCCCATGAAGGAGGACTTTATCATGGTTCACTTGCAACATTGTTGCAAGCATTGCTGTGCACTGATGGTAACTGGAAATCGTTGGGTCTGCAGCCAATGCAAAGATTTCCAGTTATGTGATGG GTGCTATGAGGCTGAGCAGAAACGAGAGGACAGAGAAAGGCATCCTGTTAATCAAAAGGATAAACATACACTGTATCCT GTTGAGATCACTGGTATTCCTGAAGACACCAAGGATAGAGATGAGATACTAGAAAGCGAATTTTTCGATACGAGGCAAGCCTTCCTGAGTCTTTGTCAAGGGAACCATTATCAGTACGATACACTGAGGCGAGCAAAACATTCTTCCATGATGGTGCTTTATCATCTCCACAATCCAACGGCTCCTGCCTTTGTCTCAACGTGTAACGCATGCCACCTCGATATCGAAACTGGTCAAGGCTGGCGCTGTGAAGTTTGCCCTGACTACGATGTGTGCAACACTTGTTACCGTAAAGAGGGATGTATTAATCATCCTCACAAGCTGACGAACCATCCATCGCTAGCtgaccaaaacgctcagaacaAAGAAGCTAGGCAGTTGCGAGTGTTGCAGCTCAGGAAAATGCTCGATCTTCTGGTGCATGCGACGCTATGCCGCCGTGCGACGAATTGTCAGTATCCTAACTGCCGCAAAGTGAAGGCGCTGTTCCGGCATGGTTTAGGTTGCCAGAGACGTGCTTCGGGAGGCTGTGTTCTGTGCAAGAAGATGTGGTATCTCTTGCAAATCCACGCACGGGCCTGCAAGGAATCGAACTGTGCTGTACCTCGATGCGG AGACCTAAAGGAATATCTGAGAAGGTTACAGCAGCAAGCAGATTCACGGCGGAGAGTAGCCGTCATGGAGATGATGAGGCAGAGAACTGCAGAAGTCGCTGGGACCTCGGCTgattaa
- the LOC103835992 gene encoding histone acetyltransferase HAC12 isoform X1, protein MNVQAHMSGQQRSGQSPNQGNNGNSQMQNLAGAGGGSVGPSRSTVGPMDHDVLKLRQYMQVLVFKVLQQRQPSPADAASKSKYMDVARRLEEGLYKMAISKEDYLNRSTLESRITSLIKNRHLNNHSQRHANPSSVGTMIPTPGLSHAGGNSSLMVRPSANATVAGNNNNSTSTAVNTENVRPAGGNMSNGYQHSSRNFSLGSGGNMTSMGSQRSTPQMIPTPGFVNSGTNSNSGGFSAEPTVVPQSHQQQQQREVTGGQNSHILSNQMTTGRRPGMQPNAAGVATNSVNGGAGVKERSVDKGEGYRTQNPDTLGSGNGMMTNAQNINAASSQSVSRANSSQSHQQQQFRQQPVQFQQQHQIQQQQQKFLQQTVQQHKLISNDGSGKPQVASEMDTDVKHEPRMEKNSEAMHSQPSERLQLSQFQNQYPNSGEDCYADAQHLTGQSDICTPHPQNSRQVHQMLHPQNIGSDSNGMSSQQHVQGITGMNEAQPNNLNEGSAVGQNHTSATVSSSHSLQNPIRTMRRTDPKFRNQQKWLLFLLHARTCNPPGGKCTDQNCLTVRKLWSHMNSCVEPQCLYPRCPQTKLLIGHYKNCKDLRCPVCMSVKSFRQRQVNACAQARLENESSGVNRAVVSNDSLCATAGVVSGSLGCDGTLDNLQPSSKRLKVEPSFQPVAPETESCKSSVVSQTETELSQDAERKDHRQSDAHVALKSGKLEVKEEVSDISEAFENVHKPRPSSEPSQHDLAGVSPKQENINMKQEPNKEDLVKSPEYAPKSGKPKIMGVALTELFTPEQVREHIRGLRQWVGQSKAKAEKNQAMENSMSANSCQLCAVEKLTFEPAPIYCTPCGARIKRNAMYYTVGAGETRHYFCIPCYNESRGDTILAVGTSVPKARLEKKKNDEETEEAWVQCDKCEAWQHQICALFNGRRDDGGQAEYTCPHCYITEVERNERKPLLQNAVLGAKDLPKTILSDHIEQRLFKRLEQERIERARAQGNNYDEVPTAESLVVRVVLSVDKKLEVKSRFLEIFKKDNFPTEFPYKSKVVLLFQKIEGVEVCLFGMYVQEFGSECSSPNERRVYLSYLDSVKYFRPEIKSASGEALRTFVYQEILIGYLEYCKLRGFTSCYIWACPPLKGEDYILYCHPEIQKTPKSDKLREWYLAMLRKAAKEGIVAETTNLYDHFFLQTGECRAKVTAARLPYFDGDYWPGAAEDIIHQMGQEDDGRKGNKKGILKKPITKRALKACGQSDLSGNMSKDLLLMQKLGETIHPMKEDFIMVHLQHCCKHCCALMVTGNRWVCSQCKDFQLCDGCYEAEQKREDRERHPVNQKDKHTLYPVEITGIPEDTKDRDEILESEFFDTRQAFLSLCQGNHYQYDTLRRAKHSSMMVLYHLHNPTAPAFVSTCNACHLDIETGQGWRCEVCPDYDVCNTCYRKEGCINHPHKLTNHPSLADQNAQNKEARQLRVLQLRKMLDLLVHATLCRRATNCQYPNCRKVKALFRHGLGCQRRASGGCVLCKKMWYLLQIHARACKESNCAVPRCGDLKEYLRRLQQQADSRRRVAVMEMMRQRTAEVAGTSAD, encoded by the exons ATGAATGTTCAGGCACACATGTCGGGACAACAACGTTCTGGGCAGTCTCCAAACCAAGGGAATAACGGGAACTCTCAAATGCAGAACTTAGCTGGTGCTGGTGGTGGTAGCGTAGGGCCTTCACGTAGCACCGTTGGTCCAATGGACCATGATGTTTTAAAACTAAGGCAGTACATGCAAGTCCTTGT ATTTAAAGTTTTACAGCAACGGCAACCATCTCCGGCTGATGCTGCATCAAAGTCAAAGTATATGGACGTTGCTAGACGCTTAGAGGAGGGGCTGTATAAGATGGCTATCTCAAAG GAGGATTACTTGAACCGGTCAACTCTTGAGTCTCGGATTACAAGCCTAATAAAAAACAGACACCTGAATAACCACAGTCAGCGACATGCTAATCCTTCTTCGGTTGGAACGATGATACCTACTCCAGGATTATCACACGCTGGGGGTAATTCTAGTTTGATGGTTAGACCCTCTGCTAATGCTACAGTAGCtggaaacaacaacaacagcacaAGTACAGCTGTGAATACTGAAAACGTTCGACCTGCTGGAG GTAATATGTCTAATGGATACCAACATTCATCGAGAAACTTTTCTCTTGGTTCTGGAGGGAATATGACATCCATGGGTTCTCAAAGAAGTACTCCCCAGATGATTCCTACGCCTGGGTTCGTTAACAGTGGTACTAATAGCAACAGTGGTGGATTTTCTGCTGAGCCCACAGTGGTACCTCAGTCtcatcagcagcagcagcaaagGGAGGTAACTGGTGGTCAAAATAGTCACATCTTGTCCAACCAAATGACTACTGGCCGTAGACCTGGGATGCAACCAAATGCAGCTGGTGTGGCCACTAACTCTGTAAATGGTGGTGCTGGAGTGAAGGAAAGAAGTGTAGACAAAG GGGAAGGTTATAGAACACAAAATCCTGACACCCTTGGATCTGGAAATGGGATGATGACAAATGCTCAGAATATCAATGCAGCAAGTTCCCAGTCTGTGTCCAGAGCTAACTCTTCTCAG TCACATCAACAGCAACAATTTCGGCAACAGCCTGTCCAATTTCAGCAACAGCATCAGATTCAACAGCAGCAGCAGAAATTTCTCCAGCAGACGGTGCAGCAACATAAATTAATAAGCAATGATGGTTCGGGAAAACCTCAGGTGGCTTCTGAAATGGATACGGATGTTAAGCATGAACCTAGAATGGAGAAGAATAGTGAAGCTATGCACTCCCAACCATCTGAACGGCTCCAGCTTTCTCAGTTCCAGAATCAATATCCGAATTCTGGAGAAGACTGCTATGCAGACGCTCAGCATCTTACAGGTCAGAGTGATATATGCACTCCACATCCTCAAAATAGCCGACAGGTTCACCAAATGCTGCACCCGCAGAATATAGGTTCAGATTCCAATGGTATGTCAAGTCAACAGCACGTTCAGGGAATTACCGGGATGAATGAAGCTCAACCTAATAATTTGAACGAAGGGTCTGCTGTTGGTCAGAATCATACTTCTGCGACCGTATCCAGTTCCCATAGTCTGCAGAATCCTATTAGAACGATGCGCAGAACCGATCCCAAGTTCCGAAATCAACAGAAATGGCTCTTGTTTTTACTTCATGCACGGACCTGCAACCCGCCAGGAGGGAAGTGCACAGACCAGAATTGCCTTACTGTTCGGAAACTGTGGAGTCACATGAACAGTTGTGTTGAACCTCAGTGCCTATATCCTCGGTGTCCTCAGACAAAGTTACTGATTGGCCACTATAAAAACTGCAAGGATCTTCGGTGCCCTGTCTGTATGTCTGTGAAAAGCTTCCGTCAGCGACAAGTTAATGCGTGTGCTCAGGCTCGTTTAGAAAACGAGAGCAGCGGGGTGAACAGAGCTGTAGTATCAAATGATTCACTATGCGCTACTGCTGGAGTGGTTTCTGGTTCTCTTGGCTGTGATGGTACTTTAGATAATTTGCAACCTTCATCAAAACGGTTGAAGGTGGAGCCGTCTTTTCAACCAGTGGCCCCTGAGACTGAAAGTTGTAAAAGCTCCGTTGTTTCCCAAACAGAGACGGAACTATCTCAGGATGCTGAAAGAAAGGATCATAGGCAGAGCGATGCACATGTGGCATTGAAGTCAGGGAAGTTGGAAGTGAAAGAAGAAGTTTCTGATATTTCTGAAGCTTTTGAAAATGTTCACAAGCCGAGGCCTTCCAGTGAACCAAGTCAGCATGATTTGGCTGGTGTCTCGCCAAAGcaagaaaacataaatatgaaGCAAGAGCCGAATAAAGAAGATTTGGTGAAGTCTCCTGAATATGCACCAAAATCTGGAAAACCAAAGATAATGGGTGTTGCCTTAACTGAATTGTTCACTCCCGAACAAGTGAGAGAACATATCCGTGGTCTTCGTCAGTGGGTTGGCCAG AGTAAAGCCAAAGCAGAAAAGAATCAGGCCATGGAGAATTCGATGAGTGCTAATTCCTGCCAGTTATGTGCGGTGGAGAAGCTTACATTCGAGCCAGCACCTATTTATTGTACTCCATGCGGTGCTCGTATCAAAAGAAACGCAATGTACTATACTGTTGGAGCTGGTGAAACTCGTCATTACTTTTGTATTCCCTGTTATAATGAATCCCGAGGAGACACTATACTCGCCGTAGGGACTTCAGTACCAAAGGCAAGACtcgagaaaaagaaaaacgatgAAGAGACTGAAGAAGCG tggGTCCAGTGTGATAAATGCGAGGCCTGGCAGCATCAGATATGTGCTCTATTTAATGGGCGGAGGGATGATGGGGGGCAAGCTGAGTACACCTGCCCACATTGCTATATAACAGAGGTGGAACGAAATGAGAGGAAGCCTTTACTTCAAAACGCTGTTCTTGGAGCGAAAGACCTGCCAAAAACGATTCTCAGTGACCACATAGAGCAGCGTTTGTTTAAAAGGCTGGAGCAGGAAAGGATTGAGAGAGCCAGGGCTCAAGGAAACAATTATGATGAG GTTCCAACTGCTGAATCCCTTGTGGTTAGAGTTGTTTTATCTGTTGACAAGAAGCTGGAAGTCAAATCTCGATTTCTTGAAATATTTAAGAAGGATAATTTCCCCACAGAGTTTCCATACAAGTCTAAG gTGGTTCTATTGTTCCAGAAGATCGAAGGTGTAGAAGTATGCTTGTTTGGGATGTATGTCCAAGAGTTTGGATCCGAATGTTCATCTCCTAATGAGCGCCGTGTTTATCTCTCGTATCTGGACTCTGTGAAGTACTTTAGACCTGAGATTAAATCTGCTAGTGGAGAGGCTCTGCGCACTTTTGTATACCAAGAAATTCTT ATTGGTTACCTGGAATACTGCAAATTGCGTGGTTTCACGAGCTGCTATATATGGGCTTGTCCACCACTGAAGGGTGAGGACTACATCTTATATTGCCATCCAGAAATTCAGAAAACGCCAAAGTCTGATAAACTACGGGAGTG GTACTTAGCAATGTTGCGAAAAGCTGCAAAGGAAGGGATTGTAGCGGAAACTACAAACCTATATGACCATTTTTTCTTGCAAACTGGTGAATGTAGAGCTAAGGTTACGGCTGCTAGGCTCCCGTATTTCGATGGTGACTACTGGCCAGGTGCAGCAGAGGATATCATACACCAAATGGGTCAAGAAGATGATGGTAGAAAAGGAAATAAGAAAGGAATACTCAAGAAACCCATTACAAAAAGGGCTCTAAAAGCATGTGGCCAGTCTGATCTGTCTGGGAATATGTCCAAAGATCTGCTGCTAATGCAAAAA CTTGGTGAGACCATTCACCCCATGAAGGAGGACTTTATCATGGTTCACTTGCAACATTGTTGCAAGCATTGCTGTGCACTGATGGTAACTGGAAATCGTTGGGTCTGCAGCCAATGCAAAGATTTCCAGTTATGTGATGG GTGCTATGAGGCTGAGCAGAAACGAGAGGACAGAGAAAGGCATCCTGTTAATCAAAAGGATAAACATACACTGTATCCT GTTGAGATCACTGGTATTCCTGAAGACACCAAGGATAGAGATGAGATACTAGAAAGCGAATTTTTCGATACGAGGCAAGCCTTCCTGAGTCTTTGTCAAGGGAACCATTATCAGTACGATACACTGAGGCGAGCAAAACATTCTTCCATGATGGTGCTTTATCATCTCCACAATCCAACGGCTCCTGCCTTTGTCTCAACGTGTAACGCATGCCACCTCGATATCGAAACTGGTCAAGGCTGGCGCTGTGAAGTTTGCCCTGACTACGATGTGTGCAACACTTGTTACCGTAAAGAGGGATGTATTAATCATCCTCACAAGCTGACGAACCATCCATCGCTAGCtgaccaaaacgctcagaacaAAGAAGCTAGGCAGTTGCGAGTGTTGCAGCTCAGGAAAATGCTCGATCTTCTGGTGCATGCGACGCTATGCCGCCGTGCGACGAATTGTCAGTATCCTAACTGCCGCAAAGTGAAGGCGCTGTTCCGGCATGGTTTAGGTTGCCAGAGACGTGCTTCGGGAGGCTGTGTTCTGTGCAAGAAGATGTGGTATCTCTTGCAAATCCACGCACGGGCCTGCAAGGAATCGAACTGTGCTGTACCTCGATGCGG AGACCTAAAGGAATATCTGAGAAGGTTACAGCAGCAAGCAGATTCACGGCGGAGAGTAGCCGTCATGGAGATGATGAGGCAGAGAACTGCAGAAGTCGCTGGGACCTCGGCTgattaa